Within Mytilus edulis chromosome 10, xbMytEdul2.2, whole genome shotgun sequence, the genomic segment attctaaaagtcagtttaaatgtttctgttcttttttattgATACATTCTATAGagtttttgttcatcaaatcaaaatggttacatttcgagcgtctactataggtccgcttcgaagtaCAAAAGTCAAAAcgttcctattagaatcgaaataattctatcatgccatgctctatgctcattttaatatgggtaggcattatatttgtaaacatttaatacctcgctaacgctcagtattaagatataaacaaatataatgcctacccatgttaaaatgagcatagagcatggcatgaaagaattatttcttaaacaatatatgAGGAAGACATAATCTGTCATTTTATTTAAGGTCTGAAGCTAACATATCAGTAACTGCTTgttgtcctttgttaatttatgtatcattttcattttgcttagtttcttttgttacctattctaacatcGCACTCGGACttgtttaaatttagtttaaCTGTGCGTATGTCTATGTGTTTCTCTACTCTTCATTGGTAAGAGGTTTaagggagggttgaaatctcacaaaacattgtaaccccgctgcatttttgcgtctgtcccaagccaggatcctctggcctttgtcagtGTTCTAAGTTCTTTAACTCAGTTCatctatatgttttggagtttatgtgaaatccattttcactgaactagtacacaattttattaaggggccagctgaagaccaCATTcatgacatattccccatttttattatcattatcattttattattGCAGACAAGTCAAGGTAGGATGTAAAAACAAATGTCCGTGTGGTTGCGCAGAGAATTGTCCTGCAACATATTATCATCCAGTATGTGGGGTTGATGGCAAagaatataaatcaaaatgtcatGCGGATTGCAAGTAAGACAACTAACTCATTAATCTTAACATTTTTAAACGAATATTTACTTCTTTAAATCATAAATAATAGGCTTTCTTATACCATTATCAAAAAGGTTTAAAATATACTGATATTGGAATACAGCATATGTGAAATGTTAGGAATTGTTAAACACCgagtaaaatgtagtttttgcgcctgtcccaggcCAAGAACCTCTGGCTTTTTTCAGTGTTCTATGTTCTTCAAATTAGTTCATCTATATGTTTTGGAATTTatgtgacatccattttaactGAACTCGTACAccattttatttaggggccagctgaagaccaCTTCCATGACATATtaccaatttccattctcaattttttttttaaactgattcatattttattattgcAGAAATGTCAAGGTAGGATGTAATAAAAAATGTCCTTGTGATTGCGCAGATGATTGTCCTGCGACATATTATCATCCAGTATGTGGGGTTGATGGCAAagaatataaatcaaaatgtcatGCGAATTGCAAGTAAGACAAATAACTCATTAATCTTAACATTTTTAAACGAATATTTACTTCTTTAAATCAtaaataatagatataggaagatgtggtgtgagtgccaatgagacaactctccatacaaataacaatttaaaaagtaaaccattataggttaaagtacggccttaaacacggagccttggctcacaccgaacaacaagctataaagggccccaaaattactagggTTTCTTATCCCATTAACAAAAAGGTTTAAAATATACTGATATTGGAATACAGCATATATGTGAAATGTTAGGAATTGTTATACACCgagtaaaatgtagtttttgcgcctgtcccaggcCAAGAGCCTCTGGCCCTTTTCAGTGTTCTATGTTCTTCAACTTAGTTCatctatatgttttggagtttatgtgacattcattttcactgaactcgTACAATTTTTatttagggtccagctgaagaCTACTTCCATGAcatattacccatttccattctcaatttgttttaaaaatttattcatatttgattATTGCAGAAATATCAAGGTAGGATGTAATAAAAAATGTCCTTGTGATTGCGCAGATGATTGTCCTGCAACATATTATCATCCAGTATGTGGGGTTGATGGCAAagaatataaatcaaaatgtcatGCGAATTGCAAGTAAGACAAATAACTCattaatattaacatttttaaacgAATATTTACTTCTTTAAATCATAAATAATAGGCTTTCTTATCCCATTATCAAAAAGGTTTAAAATATACTGATATTGGAATACAGCATATGTGAAATGTAAGGAATTGTTAAACACCAAgtcaaatgcattttatgttaaATATAAGAGGATCTTGTTTGTGCTAGTAGTTTTTCAATTGAATTAATATCTTTTCTCTGTTATGCATGTACACTTCGATCTCTTATACTTATAGACATTACTTAACTTACTTGCTATTCTGTTAGCTAAACATTTTCGATACAATACGTTTGAAACTGGTGTTAACATTACGTTCTTGTGTTGTACAACCTTGTCGTATTAAAATATTGCTTTGCATTTTTATGTGACATTTTTATGAAAACCTTTACTACTGAAAATATACGTAATTAGATATCAAATTAATGTAATGTCTTATTTGGTGATATACACtgttgaacagatatatcatgttaaggaggggtatttgcgaaaaataccagtcgagagaatgttaaatttcacgagccgtaaggcgagggaaattcattctcaagactggtatttttcgcaaatacccctcaataacatgatatatctgtttaattacaccgaatgttaatgtactaaaacgcattgatgatcgtgacgttacaagcgtccagtcggatagagtattttttggcaaataccacggcagagagggtaaaaaaggcatatccttttagcaaataccccggcggcgttaaaaatgaacgatattcatttgataacagtgaattggtgaaaaatacactggctattaaccaatcaaaaccccggattcttacataaggtgtaattaatcattaaattgaagaaaaacaaatgcATGAGATTGTTTTTGAGCGATGGCTATCCTGAAACATTTTGTTCATGAAACCTAAgtatttatagtaaaaaatatatgatgaagacataatctgtCAGTTTAGTTGAGGtatgaagctggcatgtcagttactgctagtagtcctttgttaatttatgtatcattgtcattttgcttaatttcttttgttacctaatcTGACATCGCACTCAGACTTTTAAATTGAGTTTTACTGCGCGAATTtctgtgtttctttattctgcattggctagaggtttaAGGGGAGGGCCGAGATTTCACAAAACATGTAACCACGCTCCATGTGTTCGTCTGTCCCAAGTTATGATCCTCTTGCCTTTGTCAGTGTTTTATGTTCTTTAACTTTTGTTAATCTATACGTTTTGAAGTTTATGCGACATCCATTTTTTACTAAACTTGTACACTAGTATATTTAGGGGTCAGCTGTGGAACACCTCCAAGTGCTGGACttttgaagacctattggtgatctTCGGTTGTTGGCTGCTCTCTGGTTGGGTAATTGTCTCTTTGTcctattccccatttccattctcaattttatttttctaatttgttCATATTCGAATATTGCAGGAATGTCAAGATAGGATGTAATAAACACTGTCCTTGTGATTGCACAGATGGTTGTCACGGATCATATTATCATCCAGTATGTGGGGTGGATGgcaaaacatataaatcaaaatgtcatTTGGATTGCAAGTAAGACAAGTTCCTATTATTCTTAATCTTAACatttttaaacacatattttgttcttcaaatcataaaaaatagtCTTTCTTAGCCCATTATCAAATGGCTTTATAATACACTgatatttaggagataactgtattgtattttaagctccgacggcatcaattggggatttgatggtcgcaaattaagtttactggcgacgcgttagcggagacagtaaacgggtatttgcgaccatcaaatccccaattgatgccgtcggagcttaaaatacaatattggtatctccattctaatgaaacggacagaaaacaacgttaaaacatgtatttaaaatctgtcatacgccgcctgcgcttgcgcgtacgtcacATGGCATCAATTGTCAAtcgatgccatgtaagaaagtgacgttatccaatcaaaatgaacgttacaaacgttgttgcattagaatggaaTACAGTATATGTGAAATGTTAGGAATCGTTAAATACCAAGTCAAATGTAttttatgttaaatataaaaagtcCTAGTTAATGATATAAGTTTGTCAATTTAAAGTAAATACGGGAGACTAGAATCTAAAACTTGATTCAACGCTTGAACCCATTTATTGTGTAATGGACAAATACAACTTTTAACTACATTTTGGAATAacgaattgttttaaaaaaactgTGCAGTAAATTTTGTGTGTAAATttctaatgatttatttcaattttttatttctgattCATGACTAAAAGGAAAACCAACAATTTTTACTGATTAAAAGTTTGCTATGGATTTAAGAACATGTTTAACGAAGAAACAAATCTAAAAAAACCAGATATGCGCTTTTAAGTTTGCCTCAAGAAACTCGTGCGACGTCAAGATGTTTGTTAGTCTGAGAactcaaatcttattttttctaATCAAACAGAAGTATAGGAATCATTATAGGAATTATAGGAAATGAAAGGAATATCAGAcatgattaaataaaaaacatCAACAAGCTTTGTGTTACGTTTTTAAAGTCTGTCAATATATATCCATGGCCAGGAAGGGCCTTGAAAAATGATAGTtttattatactctttacaaatTAAAAAGGTCCCGGTTAGTATAACCTTTTGACATTTAAACTGTTTTGTTCTTGATTGAAACATTTTTGGACTTGAAATATAGAAGCAATTATAAAGTACcgttaattatatttatacagATTAGTTAAATGgctacagaatatttttttaaaatagacaCAGACATTAATGCCCTAGACGGTAGGAACTTAAATCAAAATTGGGaataatgtaataaatattttaacatttcagGAAAGTTTCTGAATGTCCAAAGATCAAACGTCCAGTTTGTGGTGTTGATAGAAAAACATATGATACCAAGTGCGATGCCAAGTGCGCGTAAGTTCATTATTTACAAGTaaatctttatttatatactttagaTAAACATGTGATTGTAGCGAAGTTTGGAAACCAAGTGACATGCATGCTAGtcttattctaaaaaaaaataattatgttttcctCTCCGTCCGCAGAAAAATCTTAATCTTATAACTGGAGTAACGCTATTAAAAAAGATGATATATGAGATAATTTAAATGTATGTAAATTggttttaatttgattatatattgatatttttgattaATATAAAGCTCAAATAATTGGCAAACAGAGAACTAAGTTTATGTAAAAAGCGATAttcaagtaaaataaaattaatgtaaacTCATTTTTACCGATTTGTGCTCAGCATTCATCAGATGTAAGTTTCGTAATATAATAAGAAGTAACACTCAACTagatattttaattcttttattgaTCTCGACAGTTGATTGAAGGTCtcaaacaatgaaacaataacttCCATGTTTTAGCAAGATCAAGGCAGTCATGTTGTCCAAAGCACAACTTGATGACTTAAAATATAGCAGCAACAATCATTTGGTTTAAGAGTAAAGAAGGTTTGCTAAAACAAAAGCAAACATTAAAGCTTAAGACAGTACATGTAGGAATCGcataaaaaattgagaataataaaaatagttacttgttaattttattgttttcaaattatacaCACAGAAAAtagaaacacatttaaaaaaatatgttcggTTTTCTAAATTTCCTTAATAAGTCGTTTTTAAGATTTGAAACATTGCTAAATCAGGATTTATATTAACCTCGCTTacttatattttaacattttagaaACGTTGACGTACATTGTAACGGGCACTGTCCTTGTGACTGTGTTAAAACTAATTGTCAAACAGTAGTTAAACATCCAGTTTGTGGAATTAATAACAGAACATACGACAGCAAGTGTCATGCCAACTGCGCGTAAGTTCATTATTTGAAATGTAaacctttatatatttttgagATAAATATGTGGTTGATAGCAAAGATTTGCAAGGAGATAAAACGGATCAAACATTAAATATTGTTAATTAAAAACTGTATACATTTCTTCTACTTGATCCtcaaaagaatataatataactTGAGTTACACTTTGAACAATATCATCTATGAGATATATAAAAGTATCCAGATGATTAATTTTTGGTAATCTATTCGTTTTTTTcgaacatattttaaaaatatataaaactagaataatatgtaaataaaactGTATATCTAGTGTGTAAAGaatcaatatttcaataaaatacaacGGAGGTAAACTAATGTCCTTATATATGTGCTGGACATTCATTAAATTTCATGATGAACAGAGAAGTAACAATCGGCTGGATTCTTTAAATGATGTTATTCATCTCAACAGGTCATTGTCGATATGATGCTAACGTTTATAATTTAGCCGGATCAAGGAACTCAAAATGTCCAGAACACAATGTGAGGACTTCAATTGTAGCAGCAACATTTCAATAACAGAAATTACATTACCATTTTGTTTAACGAGTAGAAAAGATTTGTTCAAACAGAAACACATATTAACGAGCATGATAGTAGGAACATGGCTTATTTGTTTATGTTCAAATTATACACAAAGAAAATAATGTTtcatgtataaaaaagaaaatatgtgtttttaaatttcaattaaaaaaatacgttaaaattaatttagattttaaacttTGGTAAAGCCATTTCTATATCAACATTGCTCACTAATATTAAATGATTTTAGCAAAGTTCCCATACAATGTTTAACAAATTGCCCTTGTTCCTGTGAAGCTGATTGCCTTGATAAGAAAGCAGGTTTAGTTTGTGGAGCTGATGGACACGTATACACAAGCGAGTGTTATGCCAAATGTTCGTAAGTTAATTATTTGAAAAGTTCCACTTTATATATTCTTGAGATAAACATGTAGCTGACTGCAAAACTGTACAAGTAATCAAATGAATACTTTTGAGTTTTACATGAACAACATATAATTAATTTGTACTCGATCTAGAGAAAACAATCTTAAAACAGGACTAACGCTATGAGAATTACTATATTCATGTATATATGCGATATATAGAAAGTATCCAGTTGATTGGTTTTGcaaatttattgatttatattgatGGCATTTTGGGCATTTATTAAGCTTGAGTAATAtgttatcatataaaaaaaaacgtaataagTTACAGCTCaataatcaaatataataaaacGAAAGTGAGtcttaaataaataattgtgcTAAACATTCATCAGATGTAAGATACATGGTACTGAAGTAGATACTTTAATTTATGCTATCGTTTTTAATATTTGACTCAAGCTACGTGACGTGGATGCCTAATGCTATATTTTAACAAGATCAAGTCAGTTAATTCATCCAGAACACAACCAAAAGAGTTGCAAAATAGCAACGATGATTAGATAACGGAAATTACATGAtcagtgtggtttttttttggtagaGACGGTTTGTTAACGCAGAAACAGGTATTTACGTCAGGAAATGCAatcaaaaaagagaaaaataaaattagtcacatgttatgttttattgaggtcaaattatatacaaagaaaataatatttggGGTATAtcatagaaaatagaaaaaaaaccttctGTAAATCCAGATCTATCTTAGCTTGGCTCactaatatttaaacattttagtAACAATGCCGTAGAATGTAAAGGAAACTGCCCTTGTTCTCCCTGTGACGAGAGATGCGTAAAGACCGGAATTAAAGTTTGTGGTGCTGATAAAAAGACACACGAATCAAAGTGTCATGCCGAGTGCAAGTAAGTAAaacttcaatgctcttcaacgtcgtactcTTTaaggcctttttaacttttttggattcgagcgtcactgattcgTCTTTTttagacaaaacgcacgtctggcgtaacaaaaaaaataatgacggTATCTGTGATAGGTTTATCTAGATATTATTCAACTATACATGTGGCTGATTGCAAAGTTTTGAACGCAAATGAAATGCATACATTTCTGATGATTTGGTGATAGCTGAGGTtctttaaggatgttcgcttgtcatgttttaggatttctgtcagattttcggaatcctctggttttatccattggAATGCCTTaaaatgtttacttatttttttttaaaatcttttacatgtatcatgATAAACCATATTTGAaagtcttataattttttttagtttttaatagtTTTGAGAACTTACATTAACTTGTCAAGGATATAGCTATATAgtatcaagagagaacattttcaaTGTCTAATATCGCGAAACAAACATATTGACCtccatattttttttgcttttttggtCCCTTTGTTAATCCCCTATCAacatatactagtgttatgaaaagcttgtgattttgaaactgagtagtgAACCTCCTTAACATTTGTCATCAAATTCGTGCTTTTTAATACGTTGTTGCCATGAGAATTATTATTACTTGGTTATCAAGATTACTGCTTCACAATTTATTAAGTACAGTATATATGCAACATGCAAAAATATGAACACCAAATACAAAGATATTTTCACATTTATACAATTATTACATGACTTAGATTTATTTGAGGCTAAAAATTAGAATTTAAGTTAAAAGTcgtgtacttttttttataattattttaatgagAAAATGCGTATAACATGTGTTTATATCTTTCAGTCGTTATATGTAAATTATCAACAAATTATTCACAATAGGACAATTTGAACTTCATTTAGATCGATCAATGatgtgatatttattttttatttaagcagTTATTAATTAAATATGGTTATTATATCATGATTACAACGAATTGACCTAAATCGAACGAGATAAGTTTAAAATTGGACATTTAATTTATTAAACGTATAATTCTATGGTAAAAGGCAGAATTTATTGGGAACATATTATATTCTTACCCTTAAAAATTCTGTGTTTTAACATATCATAGACCTATATGTATAGTGAATCAAATCAATTTTTCTTTATAGAGGAACTACAGTACAATGTGCTGGAGAATGTCCCTGTGATCCATGTTCACACTGCAAGGAAGGAGGTCCAAAAGTTTGTGGACCCTATGGCAAGACATACACTAATGAATGTTTTGCCAAATGCTCGTAAGTATATAATCTAAACTATATATACTATCCACAAAACACTGAGGGATAGAGGGATTATTAGTATTATCTTCGAACCGAGAGGTTCTTTATACGACACAATTGTCTTGTTCTACATTTAACCTTTCCCGTGCAAATTCAGTCTCGTCAAGAATGATAAAAAAGTAACTTTTACATAAATTTATCGATCAGGGTCTGACTAGATGTCTATAGGGGGACAGTTAAAGCTTGTCTTTCTGGGTTTAAGATACTGACACATcgtaaaaaagataataaaacatACTTCTACTCAATTTGAGTCGTTCTTTTCAATACTACAAATTAACTCATTTTCGCACATACTTTATCTCGCATTTGGAGCATTTTATACAATTTCGCGGTGATTTAATACTGCCCCACTCGGTAAAAAATGTTCTGATTGAAAGCAGGATTCGCGGTATTGTTTTAGGAGGCTGGCAGCTATCtatgtaaaattacaaaagagaCATTTTCTAAATCAATATTATaactcatattttatttttatcttattcaGTGGCAAGAGATATTTTCCATGTAAGTAttgtttattgatatattttagacaacaaaaatattgataCATTAATTTACACATGCCTTCAGAAAAGTAGGTAAAAGTCACACACAATCAAATTTACAGCAAAATTACTTGAGTGTGCAGAATAATGTAATATCTTTGAGTAGCTTTCTTGCTAGCTGAACCCTGAAGTCAATATTAAGTAAAGTATGCTACCCTTCTTAGAGAGTAAAATAGTATGACAGGAAACCTATCAGGAATACTTCGAAAGGAGTGTTGTATACCTTATTTTTAGTTCACAATATGcatttaaaaataatcatttcaAAATTGCTGTAGTCATCAGACTAGCATACCCATAAACAAAATCAGtacagtgatcgtttccgttccggGACTATTTTCGTTTACTTATTTGCGAATCATAGCTTTGTCGTAAAACAAGCATCACTAGATTCTCAAATTCGAGAAGAAATAAAATATCGTAATAAATACGAACGCTagtgaaaatatttgaaaaaacacAAACATGTTGTATATCGGATGAGGTTATCACATATTTCCTTCAAATGTTCTTGCATGTTGCATATTTATGTCAAAGCGGAAATTTGGTGATGGAAGAAAATGAGAAATTATGTTTTCAAAATGTATTAAGATAATTGTCGGATAATATATATCtacatgtaaattttttttttctgttataggTCCAAGTTATAATGGTGGTCATAAGCGTTATTAAGAGCCACAGAAGAAGGCCTTAGCATTTGtcaataaattttgaataactatgtatttatttatttatttatttatttatttatttatttttttatttatttatttatttatttatttatttatttatttatttatttatttatttatttatttatttatttattgtgtatttgATTAAAGCATGTTGTGTTATGTTTGGTTGTCTTTTTACTGACTGGAAACAATTGCGATgaataatattaaaattgtggATCTGCATACGAGATATGGTACGATTcaaaatgagacaattttccatcaGAATTCATTAGCTTGTTATCCAGttattgtcatttgttgctgttatttatcatttttgtttacgTTTCTTGTTTTGTTGATATATCACTACGATCATTCtttcgtttgagttgttttataaaaaaaaaagaagatgtggtatgattgccaatgagacaactgtcaacaagagaccattaatcatgataatagaataagtagacagctctctcacaagtaaaaaaaaaccttactgtaaaaatataagggcatacactACAGGCACGGAGACACATTCTACTGAATCCACACAGCACGAGTAACTGCATGTTTCGTATCAGGCTCCTTTTAAATCTTGTTATTTGGTATATTTGATCCTGAGTCGAGGGTTGTATTATATACAATTGTATCATGTAATCTTATTATTATTAAGTAGTATGGTATGCAGACAATACATTTAAAAGATTTAGGTATTATTCCTAATTCAGTTTGATAGTTTATTAAATTCTTAAATCTGAAACCACATTTCTGTAATATGTAAGACCTATACAtgaccactttttttttttttgcgattgtatattggattatttttttaaagattgttcAGTAGCTTATATTCTGGGAAAGAAAACTTGAacaacaggatctgcttacccttcaggagcacccaGTATGGTGGGGtttatgttgcttagtcttaagttttctgttTTATGTtctgtgtactattgtttgtctgtctatCTTTCTCTCTGTATTTTGGGGCTTTTTTAAttcatgacgttgtcagtttattgtcgatatataagtttgaatttccctctggtatcgttcccCCCCTCTTTTGAACTATGCATATATTAACGAGGCTAAGCATAATCGTCTGATGAAGGGCTATAGGGAACTTGCTACTGACAAAACGATTTTTACGAGAGGGGAACGTAAATGTTATTTTGCCTTTTGACGCCCCTTAAATAGTTACTTGCTTTTTCTTAAGTTTTGTTAGTAAAATTCACACTGAGGCTGTGCTGTTTGTATGTGATTCGTATAAATATGCACCGCTTCCTAAAACCGCCGCCTCGAATAGGAAATGCGCCAAAGTTCTTTCATATTACAGAAGCGTTAAACCAATTCGTATAACTGAAATTGATATTCAGATCTATGTAATATGTTTTTCATGTCTGGTTGCTGTGCCACTGTTGTATACATaagatttcattccattcattttAAAAATCCCAAGATCTACATGTTGTATGATTGACCAGGAGACAAGTTGAAATCtcaataagagaccaaatgacgtaaacgtttacaattaaagattactgtacgaccttcaacaaagaACAAAATGTTTGGGTCGCcttataaattgtttttacattCAATGTGAATAAATACTAGTATCGAATTCGTTTAAACTTTCTGCATAATGTCTTCGTATAAATCAAAATGGCAATGTTTGTGTCTTGTTTTTGAAATTACAGTCGTTTTTGTTGACTCGGTTGCTCAAAATGTTTGCTCATCCATtggtacatattttttttgacTCAAAACGTTATATTTGAAAACAGAGAGAAAACTATGGAACTGGCCGAGTAAAAAGTATAAAGTCGTTATATATCTGCCAACACAAATTCCGTTATTCTGTTTTTCAATTCCGGTAATTGACTCTATATTTAGAGatttctgttttgtttgtttgttttccaaTTCCCGTAATTGAGCCTATATTTAAAGATTTCTGTTTTAGTTTTTTCCCTTAAGAGATACATAACTTTTAATTGCCAATGGAGAGCAAGCTTAATGTCTGTAACCTTTCAGTTTTTAACATTTGTAGCTTCGATTTAGATTTTTGCAAAGCTAAATACTttctaaatataaattttgaatgaCGATATAATATTTCCTTTATGCTTTGCGTGagcaaaaacctttttttttcggTGTAGATCtagaaccagtctacgattgGCAAAGGGAAGTAAATTTCTTCAAAAGAGTGTTAAACCAGAATCAAACCAGTAATTAGCAAATTAATTATTAGGATCAGAAACAATTGCCAGTCCGAAAACAATAATTCAGTATCGAACAATACGTAccctacaaaatataaaaaaaactgacgAGTTCCGGAAAAGTAAGTAAAGAATAAAAGAGGTCAAATATGTTTATGGTGCTGCAAACGAAGATGCATTCTGAGCAAACATGGAGAAGTCAGCAACAAAAATAggacaaaatttacattttcccAGGCATCTAAATCATCTTCATGATTGCTCAGAATGCAGGGTTTTgagtctttaaaaaaataattatttacaaaatgtgaTTCTTCATGCCCTGTGTACCAGTTTTTTGTACATATCTTTTTAAGACAAAtgttcggtacttatacatcttcggatttcaaatgtttggctttgagcgttcctgatgaaggtaaatcaagaaaagcacttcggacgcaagaaattattaaacgtgctGTTTCCCATTTTTTAAGAATTCAATGATTTTATTAACTTGAAGTAGCTACATGAAACAACAGAACACACATAATTGTTAATATCTGGAAAATTCGAACGACCTACATGTAATTAATAATATTCGAGCACGATGTCAACATCCCGTCCAACCCTCTTCCGGCAAATCCAAAGCTGACCAAGGAACTTTTTCATAACATGCGGTATACAGGACGAGTTATTCCAGTAACAACAGTTACAAATCTTAGAATCAATTTTCATTTGTCTGTTATAGTCAGATTGATATTAGGGAATCAACATTTGATACACTAAGTAAAAAACGAGCGAAAAGGGGAAAACAATCTGTGATGTGCAAGACTGACATACTGAGCATGGGGTTTTAAAA encodes:
- the LOC139491496 gene encoding serine protease inhibitor dipetalogastin-like isoform X1, whose amino-acid sequence is MKNFSITCLLVLFSFIVLSSAFSWRPDSNYKPCDSNSGPVCGTNGKDYFNECHAYYSQVKVGCKNKCPCGCAENCPATYYHPVCGVDGKEYKSKCHADCKNVKVGCNKKCPCDCADDCPATYYHPVCGVDGKEYKSKCHANCKNIKVGCNKKCPCDCADDCPATYYHPVCGVDGKEYKSKCHANCKNVKIGCNKHCPCDCTDGCHGSYYHPVCGVDGKTYKSKCHLDCKKVSECPKIKRPVCGVDRKTYDTKCDAKCANVDVHCNGHCPCDCVKTNCQTVVKHPVCGINNRTYDSKCHANCAKVPIQCLTNCPCSCEADCLDKKAGLVCGADGHVYTSECYAKCSNNAVECKGNCPCSPCDERCVKTGIKVCGADKKTHESKCHAECKGTTVQCAGECPCDPCSHCKEGGPKVCGPYGKTYTNECFAKCSGKRYFPCPSYNGGHKRY
- the LOC139491496 gene encoding serine protease inhibitor dipetalogastin-like isoform X2, which codes for MKNFSITCLLVLFSFIVLSSAFSWRPDSNYKPCDSNSGPVCGTNGKDYFNECHAYYSQVKVGCKNKCPCGCAENCPATYYHPVCGVDGKEYKSKCHADCKNVKVGCNKKCPCDCADDCPATYYHPVCGVDGKEYKSKCHANCKNVKIGCNKHCPCDCTDGCHGSYYHPVCGVDGKTYKSKCHLDCKKVSECPKIKRPVCGVDRKTYDTKCDAKCANVDVHCNGHCPCDCVKTNCQTVVKHPVCGINNRTYDSKCHANCAKVPIQCLTNCPCSCEADCLDKKAGLVCGADGHVYTSECYAKCSNNAVECKGNCPCSPCDERCVKTGIKVCGADKKTHESKCHAECKGTTVQCAGECPCDPCSHCKEGGPKVCGPYGKTYTNECFAKCSGKRYFPCPSYNGGHKRY
- the LOC139491496 gene encoding serine protease inhibitor dipetalogastin-like isoform X3, which encodes MKNFSITCLLVLFSFIVLSSAFSWRPDSNYKPCDSNSGPVCGTNGKDYFNECHAYYSQVKVGCKNKCPCGCAENCPATYYHPVCGVDGKEYKSKCHADCKNVKIGCNKHCPCDCTDGCHGSYYHPVCGVDGKTYKSKCHLDCKKVSECPKIKRPVCGVDRKTYDTKCDAKCANVDVHCNGHCPCDCVKTNCQTVVKHPVCGINNRTYDSKCHANCAKVPIQCLTNCPCSCEADCLDKKAGLVCGADGHVYTSECYAKCSNNAVECKGNCPCSPCDERCVKTGIKVCGADKKTHESKCHAECKGTTVQCAGECPCDPCSHCKEGGPKVCGPYGKTYTNECFAKCSGKRYFPCPSYNGGHKRY